The following nucleotide sequence is from Anopheles stephensi strain Indian chromosome 3, UCI_ANSTEP_V1.0, whole genome shotgun sequence.
CCCGTAGAATCCCACCTGCGTCGCGATCGACTCCGCGTAGTACTCGGGCGCCCGGTTGTGGTTACACTCGCCCGTCGTCATCATGGTGCTCGCATCGCAACCCGGCTGCACGACGCCTCCGTTCACGAAAAAGTCCGTATGCCCACTCGGGTGTAGAATTCCGCGCTGGAACACATCCGTGTGGATCACCTGCACGAACTCCGCATCGGACTGGTCGAGCTTGTACTCGTTCGAGGCGAACACAAACAACGGTTTGGCCGGATCGAGCCCCGTGATGCGCTTCAGCCGACCGGCCCGCAGATAGTTGGCGATCATGCCGGAAGTTTGCCCGCCAAGGCTGAACCCCACCACGTGGATATCGTCCAGCGGGATGAGCCCGCTCTCGATGATGAAATCCAGCAGCTGGGCCGTGCAGTTCGCTACCGTGGGAAGATTTCGTACCGCCTGCAGATAGCAGGGCTCCAGTGCGAGTGGATTGTAATCGACGGAGATAATGTTGAACTCATCGTAGGCAAAGTACGCCGGTCTGATGGTTGGATTGGGAGCGTAGTCACGGTGTCCGGTGTAGCCGTGGATGAGCACTATCAGTGGACGACCTCTGATAAAGTTTGCAGACACGATCGACTGCGGGTTGAACATGTCCAGCTGGGTGGGATTCTCTTGCGTTTCTCTGTGAGGCGAATAGacgagagagatggagagagagagagatagagagagagtgagagtcgAAAATGGGTCAAGGTCAATGTACTAAAACTCATAACCGGATCAGCGGTACCGATCAAGACTATTTGTCAAACATCAATCATACGAGGCACGAATTGGAAGTAGTCTGCCCAGTATTTATAGCCTATTTAAAGAAGCTCCTAGTCATGATGACAGCAGCAGATAAGATCAAGCGGGGAGCGTAAACGACGCCATCGAGTCTTACAAGAAGAATTACATGGAAGAAAAACTACATTTGTAAACTATAAAACTACACCCCAATGACGTCTGGCGAACTATCAATGAAGGTCTGGAACCGGCACGTTTCAGTCGCCAGACAAAGTCACTTATCAGCAGTTCTCACACGGATCGGGCGTGATACGCGTCCTACGATAAGTTTGCCGTGTAAAGCGTAGCAAAGCAATTGCACGCCTCAATGCCGCCCGAGCGATAAGTAGTCACGCTCGAAACTGCTCGCAGCGCCTCCCAAAAGGACCATCTCATTCTAAATCACGTGTAGGCCGCCGTGGGCAAGTGCATGGACATCACAGCCGTCGTCGGCGGGCAGTACTTTTGCCAGTCATGGCTGTTGTCTCAAGAGCAGCACCGTATCGCACACCTAGTTCCAATTTTACAATTGGCAGCTTTGTTGGCTTAGGCCCAGTGTGAGTGAAAATAAAAGCGAACGCGTTCCGCTAGCTCAGGGTCACTGTTGAGATTGATCTGACAGAGCGATGTGGTACCGTGGAGTGATGAAGGCGAccgtgctgctggtgatggtgctggtgggTGTATCCCGGGCCGCCAACATACTGTTCATGTCCGGTGTGCCATCTCCGAGTCATTACATATGGTAAGTAGTTGTTGCAGTTCCTTTCAATTGGCAGATGATCCTCAACCTCTACTCTCGCATTGCAGGCTGCGACCACTGATGTGGGAGATGGGAAAACGCGGCCATAACGTGACGGTTCTCAGTGCGGATGTTGAGAAGCCTCCGCCCAACGTCACGTA
It contains:
- the LOC118513864 gene encoding pancreatic lipase-related protein 2-like, translating into MFKDALLRWLSVVIVSGTIISLQLVAGADWNFLKCFETVKRCPNQNVSFYLYTRETQENPTQLDMFNPQSIVSANFIRGRPLIVLIHGYTGHRDYAPNPTIRPAYFAYDEFNIISVDYNPLALEPCYLQAVRNLPTVANCTAQLLDFIIESGLIPLDDIHVVGFSLGGQTSGMIANYLRAGRLKRITGLDPAKPLFVFASNEYKLDQSDAEFVQVIHTDVFQRGILHPSGHTDFFVNGGVVQPGCDASTMMTTGECNHNRAPEYYAESIATQVGFYGYRCAHWYLYMLGICRAGGSDEQVAIMGAHTPNTTRGLYFLTVNMMPPYARGRNFSLREELAAISANIGN